The following coding sequences are from one Gigantopelta aegis isolate Gae_Host chromosome 15, Gae_host_genome, whole genome shotgun sequence window:
- the LOC121390327 gene encoding uncharacterized protein LOC121390327, with product MDLGLPIVDWVCHKFCIRWTPYKVEEYYVSIHFLRTVNTTMEVIKNNKGGLKLIHEGYLYTKRYARKNIRWECSSRAAFTCKGGVTSDLEIKTIVSFTQHSHDPQDQSVAVAKLRSAMKERAGTSRGTLTQLLVDSISDTPVDVRAELGKPDLSA from the exons ATGGATTTAGGGCTTCCCATTGTTGATTGGGTATGTCATAAATTCTGCATCAGATGGACCCCTTATAAGGTTGAAGAATACTACGTCAGTATTCATTTCCTGAGAACTGTAAATACAACTATGGAAGTTATCAAGAACAACAAGGGTGGTCTCAAGCTAATTCACGAAGGCTACTTGTATACTAAGAGGTATGCCAGGAAGAATATTCGATGGGAGTGTTCCAGCAGAGCTGCATTTACTTGTAAAGGCGGTGTGACTTCAGACCTGGAG ATAAAGACCATCGTTAGTTTCACACAACATAGCCATGATCCACAGGATCAGTCTGTAGCAGTGGCAAAGCTGCGTTCAGCCATGAAGGAGCGTGCTGGCACATCACGTGGTACACTTACTCAGCTCCTAGTCGATTCCATCAGTGACACACCTGTAGATGTACGCGCAGAACTCGGTAAACCTGACCTATCTGCGTGA